In Amycolatopsis methanolica 239, a single genomic region encodes these proteins:
- a CDS encoding STAS domain-containing protein: MAGIPIVNLSGVLLVTIQEELLDQSVAEFESELTEKVVETRARGVLIDVSVLDIIDSFLARTLHDIAAITSLMAARTVVVGMRPAVAITLVELGLTLPGLSTALSVEEGLSLLTPQPGSSRTALR, encoded by the coding sequence ATGGCAGGCATCCCGATCGTCAACCTGAGTGGTGTCCTGCTGGTCACCATCCAGGAGGAGCTCCTCGACCAGTCGGTGGCCGAGTTCGAGTCCGAGCTCACCGAGAAGGTCGTGGAGACCCGCGCCCGGGGTGTGCTCATCGACGTGTCCGTGCTGGACATCATCGACTCGTTCCTCGCCCGCACGCTGCACGACATCGCGGCCATCACCTCGCTGATGGCGGCGCGCACCGTGGTGGTGGGCATGCGGCCCGCCGTCGCCATCACCCTGGTCGAACTCGGCCTGACCCTGCCCGGCCTGTCCACGGCGCTCTCCGTCGAGGAGGGCTTGTCACTACTCACCCCGCAACCGGGGTCATCGCGGACGGCGCTGCGGTGA
- a CDS encoding helix-turn-helix domain-containing protein: MVEPVERDSRGILHPNAGLRRFELTRYPPSPGVDRFVDRYWLVSWDLPDVHEQHILVHPVVNVAFDEGRGMVSGVQTQRFTRRLSGHGRALGVMFRPGGFRPFLGRPMATITDQVHPVADGFPALHPAEPALAEALAGEAGGDEIAAMLGQALAPLVPGERQPSEDTTALAELAARDRDLRRVEDLAARGGMSVRQLQRAFADHIGVSPKWVLRRYRIYDAAERAARDESVDWAELAADLGYADQAHLTREFTAVIGEPPGRYARRS, translated from the coding sequence GTGGTCGAACCGGTCGAGCGGGACAGCCGCGGCATCCTGCACCCGAACGCGGGGCTGCGGCGGTTCGAGCTGACCCGGTACCCACCGTCGCCGGGGGTGGACCGGTTCGTCGACCGGTACTGGCTCGTGTCCTGGGACCTGCCGGACGTCCACGAGCAGCACATCCTCGTGCACCCTGTGGTCAACGTCGCGTTCGACGAGGGGCGTGGCATGGTCAGCGGCGTGCAGACCCAGCGCTTCACCCGCCGGCTGTCCGGGCACGGCCGGGCGCTGGGCGTGATGTTCCGGCCCGGCGGATTCCGCCCGTTCCTGGGCAGGCCGATGGCCACGATCACGGACCAGGTCCACCCGGTTGCCGACGGTTTCCCGGCGTTGCATCCTGCCGAGCCCGCGCTGGCCGAGGCGCTCGCGGGCGAGGCCGGTGGCGACGAGATCGCCGCGATGCTCGGCCAGGCCCTCGCCCCGCTGGTCCCCGGTGAGCGCCAGCCGTCGGAGGACACCACGGCCCTCGCCGAACTCGCCGCGCGCGACCGCGACCTGCGGCGCGTCGAGGACCTGGCCGCGCGCGGCGGGATGAGCGTGCGGCAGCTGCAGCGCGCGTTCGCCGACCACATCGGCGTGAGCCCGAAGTGGGTGCTGCGCCGGTACCGGATCTACGACGCGGCCGAGCGGGCGGCGCGCGATGAGTCCGTGGACTGGGCCGAGCTCGCCGCCGACCTCGGCTATGCCGACCAGGCCCACTTGACCCGCGAGTTCACCGCGGTGATCGGTGAGCCGCCGGGCCGCTACGCCCGCCGCTCCTGA
- a CDS encoding STAS domain-containing protein — protein MAEEAFAVRHRVTGDAVVVTASGGVDLCSAPALISEMDQARRAAVPPQPVIVDLSHVDFLGSAGLSLLVEAEQRCAEAGTPLRLVASSRVVLRALEAADLRQVFTVSETLECALSEG, from the coding sequence TTGGCCGAAGAAGCTTTCGCGGTGCGTCACCGGGTGACCGGGGACGCCGTCGTGGTGACCGCGTCCGGCGGTGTGGACCTGTGTTCCGCACCGGCGCTGATCAGCGAGATGGACCAGGCCCGGCGCGCGGCCGTGCCGCCCCAGCCGGTGATCGTCGACCTGTCCCACGTGGACTTCCTCGGCTCCGCCGGGTTGTCCCTGCTCGTCGAGGCCGAGCAGCGGTGTGCCGAGGCCGGCACACCGCTGCGGCTGGTCGCGTCCAGCCGAGTCGTGTTGCGCGCGCTGGAGGCGGCCGATCTGCGGCAGGTGTTCACCGTTTCCGAAACTCTCGAATGCGCCCTGAGTGAGGGCTGA
- a CDS encoding STAS domain-containing protein, with protein MTTDEGATRSATASVVRTEASGDSGRVLLLGEIDHGAVDQLDQAVEKLLGSGVIHLVLDFEGLNFFDSACISALIRAKTSAEEQGGTVKLANVDRYARRILDITGLLGSFTIEGEESPSARA; from the coding sequence ATGACGACGGACGAAGGCGCGACAAGGTCCGCCACGGCTTCCGTGGTGCGCACGGAGGCCAGCGGCGACAGCGGACGTGTGCTGCTGCTCGGCGAGATCGACCACGGCGCGGTGGACCAGCTGGACCAGGCCGTGGAGAAGCTGCTCGGATCCGGCGTGATCCACCTGGTGCTCGACTTCGAAGGCCTCAACTTCTTCGACTCGGCCTGCATCAGCGCCCTGATCAGGGCGAAGACCAGCGCGGAGGAGCAGGGCGGCACGGTGAAGCTGGCCAACGTGGACCGCTACGCGCGGCGCATCCTGGACATCACCGGGCTGCTGGGCTCGTTCACCATCGAGGGTGAGGAGTCACCCAGCGCTCGTGCGTGA
- a CDS encoding glycosyltransferase, which produces MIGERTAQRTFFAPPRDREPAELYREIVAGSATASRTAFALEPHARISTNTYFGRFPASHWQRWTDVPRVTLRVRARGSGTLFLMASDSLGRERTVDSARVHSAELEYAELTAELNRFADGGGLWLEAATENRRLRIDDVRWLVPGPGRGHGAVVAMCTHNRPDECVATLRTLAADRECLDALDAVFVVDQGSDPAPVERAGLGGKLRHVRQPNLGGAGGFARGLSEATADGRRPHVVLMDDDIVLEPETVLRLIAYAELTVVPAIVGSQMLQLLHPHRLQVAAEYADLPRLRAGRPVPGAFQDVDLREHKLDLHVDGEYNAWWTCLVPPEVVESTGLPLPMFFQWDDIEYGLRARAAGHPSITLAGAGVWHADFWWKDWDDWPRYFSVRNGLIVAALHGGFDGTAAFLAGELTRYLVSMRYALAATLILAIEDFLRGPEVLADGGAQAVAAVRKLRLEHPETQLRPVSSAAQTRTVRSGPEPSRPGLVMAKRIAWHLLGKSHGEAAVSARDSDWWHVALFDRVVVTDPSQEGVKIRQRDRALASKLATEGAKVLLRFRKDAEDTAARYRAALPELTTKDRWQQRFNKS; this is translated from the coding sequence ATGATCGGAGAACGAACGGCGCAGCGCACATTCTTCGCGCCGCCGCGGGACCGGGAACCGGCCGAGCTGTACCGGGAGATCGTCGCCGGATCGGCCACCGCGAGCCGCACCGCGTTCGCACTGGAGCCACACGCGCGGATCAGCACGAACACGTACTTCGGCCGCTTCCCGGCCAGTCACTGGCAGCGGTGGACCGATGTGCCGCGGGTGACGCTGCGGGTGCGGGCGCGTGGTTCCGGAACGCTCTTCCTGATGGCGTCCGACAGTCTTGGCCGGGAACGCACTGTGGATTCCGCACGCGTCCATTCAGCGGAATTGGAATACGCCGAACTGACGGCCGAGCTGAATCGTTTCGCCGACGGTGGCGGATTGTGGCTGGAGGCCGCGACGGAGAACCGTCGGCTGCGGATCGACGACGTCCGGTGGCTGGTTCCGGGCCCGGGCCGGGGTCACGGCGCGGTGGTCGCGATGTGCACCCACAACCGGCCGGACGAGTGCGTCGCCACCCTGCGGACGCTCGCCGCCGATCGGGAGTGCCTGGATGCGCTGGATGCCGTGTTCGTGGTGGACCAGGGCAGTGATCCGGCGCCCGTCGAGCGCGCCGGGCTGGGCGGGAAGCTGCGGCACGTGCGGCAGCCGAACCTCGGCGGCGCGGGCGGGTTCGCGCGCGGGTTGAGCGAGGCCACCGCCGACGGTCGCCGTCCGCACGTGGTCCTGATGGACGACGACATCGTGCTGGAGCCGGAAACGGTGCTGCGCCTGATCGCGTACGCCGAGCTGACCGTCGTCCCGGCGATCGTCGGTTCGCAGATGCTGCAACTGCTGCACCCGCACCGCCTGCAGGTGGCGGCCGAGTACGCGGACCTGCCGCGCCTGCGGGCAGGCCGACCGGTGCCGGGCGCCTTCCAGGACGTGGACCTGCGGGAACACAAGCTGGATCTGCACGTGGACGGCGAGTACAACGCATGGTGGACGTGCCTGGTGCCGCCCGAGGTGGTGGAGTCGACCGGCCTGCCGTTGCCGATGTTCTTCCAGTGGGACGACATCGAGTACGGCTTGCGAGCCCGCGCCGCCGGCCACCCGAGCATCACGCTGGCCGGCGCCGGAGTCTGGCACGCCGACTTCTGGTGGAAGGACTGGGACGACTGGCCGCGGTACTTCAGCGTCCGCAACGGCCTGATCGTCGCCGCACTGCACGGTGGTTTTGACGGCACGGCGGCCTTCCTGGCGGGTGAACTGACACGCTACCTGGTATCGATGAGATACGCCCTGGCCGCGACGCTCATCCTGGCGATCGAGGACTTCCTGCGCGGCCCGGAGGTACTCGCGGACGGCGGCGCGCAAGCCGTGGCGGCGGTGCGGAAGCTACGCCTGGAACACCCGGAGACTCAGTTGCGACCGGTATCGTCGGCCGCCCAGACGCGCACCGTCCGATCCGGACCGGAGCCATCGCGTCCAGGACTGGTCATGGCGAAGCGAATCGCATGGCACCTGCTGGGAAAGTCGCATGGGGAGGCGGCCGTTTCGGCGCGGGACAGCGACTGGTGGCATGTGGCGCTGTTCGACCGGGTGGTGGTGACCGATCCGTCGCAGGAGGGCGTGAAGATTCGGCAGCGGGACCGGGCATTGGCGAGCAAGCTGGCCACCGAAGGAGCGAAGGTCCTCCTGCGATTCCGCAAAGACGCGGAGGACACGGCCGCACGATACCGGGCAGCACTACCAGAACTGACCACAAAGGACAGATGGCAACAACGCTTCAACAAGAGCTAA
- a CDS encoding SpoIIE family protein phosphatase: protein MTDPADTSYLDAVGEMGAMVAARDWTATALGPIGEWPGELHAALRLVLSSRFPMLVWWGPELTVFYNDAYRPAMGEKHPRYLGRPASECWAEAWAELGPLTRHVVTGQGATYSENQLLFLDRHNYLEETYWTFSYSPISGDRGEVLGILVAVQDTTEQVVRQRRMAVLNDLGEVSAAGSVAQTARSAVSALGRHGADLPFALAYLFDEGQASLAAAYGVGPGERAAPAVLHRGGEPVWPLWDGGTRVCDGLRKRFGPDFVQPVVVGTAAPDRAVVLPLVAAGRAELVGALLLGVSAYQALDADYRAFLELLGGQVSSLITDALAYEGERRRSEALAELDRAKSEFFANVSHEFRIPLTLITGPAEDALAATAEPLPPGQRERLELVHRNAGRLRRLVNDLLDFAKLEAGRLQPDSAPHDLAALTTEVAESFAPAVRRAGLRFEIDCPPLSRAVVVDPDMWEKIVLNLLSNGLKYTREGGVAVRLREVDGHAELTVTDTGAGIPADELPRLFQRFHRARGREGRSHEGAGIGLALVQELVRLHDGTVSADSVEGAGSTFCVRLPLAAVAPPAAVDFELTAAPAYREEALQWRVDAVGETAPPGEQQGPTLLVVEDNTDLSRFISRMLRPVGRVLLARDGVEGLELARRHRPDLVLSDVMMPRLDGFGLIRALRAEPATKSVPVLFLSARAGVEAAVSGLEAGADDYLPKPFSGAELLARVRANLALSGLRRRESEFRRALFESLREGVFVADSDGVVVEVNPAFATITGYGAESVPMAWPYPWLGGEAERVPAVDLVGYLGDGHEVSVRVERPDGSEAWAALTLTRVAEDDGRSWLVGTLRDVTVEKEAADREAVLAAFAVDLAAATDVAEVLNAGVSALRAILGATRVVAAIWPTVESGGLLAGDPEAGSFDELEPELYERLDRARRQAPGQIWPPEASRELGATLGSGDSVVWAERADQVLGAEDRALFGMLVAQLAQALGRARSYDEARAVALTLQHAILGPTDLPAGFAVRYEPAVRPLEVGGDWYDVARLPDGRIAVVVGDCVGRGLAAASVMGQLRSACSALLLSYGDPARALDQLDGFARQIPGALCTTVFCAVVDPVAGIVTYSSAGHPSAVLSHADGSDQLLDQALSVPLAVRRSADRPRATVPLRPGSVLLLYTDGLVERHGQPIDEAIEGARVAVREVPRRQSAEITEHLLDSLLPPSGHNDDVAVLVYVHPPGPMRLELPAEPRSLVDMRRELRQWLAQSDVPDEAAADVILAVDEACTNSIEHGYPGRDDGTLTLTATADEGSVEIVITDDGKWRPPPADKGIRGRGVGLMRALMTEVDITPGEQGSQVRLMRNWKD, encoded by the coding sequence ATGACGGATCCGGCTGACACGTCCTATTTGGACGCCGTGGGTGAGATGGGGGCGATGGTCGCCGCACGCGACTGGACGGCGACCGCCCTCGGCCCGATCGGGGAGTGGCCGGGTGAGCTGCACGCCGCGTTGCGCTTGGTGCTGTCGTCGCGGTTCCCGATGCTGGTGTGGTGGGGGCCCGAGCTCACCGTCTTCTACAACGACGCCTACCGCCCGGCGATGGGCGAGAAGCACCCGCGCTACCTCGGGCGCCCGGCTTCGGAGTGCTGGGCGGAGGCGTGGGCCGAACTGGGCCCGCTGACGCGTCACGTCGTGACCGGTCAGGGAGCCACCTACTCGGAGAACCAGCTGCTGTTCCTCGACCGGCACAACTACCTCGAAGAGACGTACTGGACGTTCTCCTACAGCCCGATCTCCGGTGACCGGGGCGAGGTGCTGGGCATCCTGGTCGCGGTCCAGGACACCACCGAGCAGGTGGTCCGCCAGCGCAGGATGGCGGTGCTCAACGATCTCGGCGAGGTGTCGGCGGCCGGGTCGGTGGCGCAGACCGCGCGGTCGGCGGTGTCCGCGCTGGGCCGGCACGGCGCCGATCTGCCGTTCGCGCTGGCGTACCTGTTCGACGAGGGGCAGGCGTCGCTGGCCGCCGCGTACGGGGTCGGTCCCGGGGAGCGCGCCGCGCCCGCGGTGCTGCACCGCGGTGGGGAACCGGTCTGGCCGTTGTGGGACGGCGGGACCCGGGTGTGCGACGGGCTGCGGAAGCGGTTCGGGCCGGACTTCGTGCAACCGGTGGTGGTCGGCACGGCCGCGCCGGACCGCGCCGTGGTGCTGCCGCTGGTCGCCGCCGGGCGGGCGGAGCTGGTGGGCGCGCTGCTGCTCGGGGTGTCGGCCTACCAGGCGCTGGACGCGGACTACCGGGCCTTCCTCGAACTGCTCGGCGGCCAGGTGTCGAGCCTGATCACCGACGCGCTCGCCTACGAGGGCGAGCGTCGTCGCTCGGAGGCGCTGGCCGAGCTCGACCGCGCGAAGAGCGAGTTCTTCGCCAACGTCAGCCACGAGTTCCGCATCCCGCTGACGCTCATCACCGGCCCGGCCGAGGACGCGCTGGCCGCCACCGCCGAGCCGTTGCCGCCCGGTCAGCGCGAGCGGCTGGAGCTGGTGCACCGCAACGCCGGTCGGCTGCGGCGGCTGGTGAACGACCTGCTCGACTTCGCCAAGCTCGAGGCCGGCCGGCTGCAACCGGACTCCGCGCCGCACGACCTGGCCGCGCTGACCACGGAGGTGGCGGAGAGTTTCGCCCCGGCCGTGCGGCGCGCCGGGTTGCGGTTCGAGATCGACTGCCCGCCGCTGTCCCGCGCGGTGGTCGTCGACCCGGACATGTGGGAGAAGATCGTCCTCAACCTGCTGTCCAACGGGCTCAAGTACACGCGGGAGGGCGGGGTCGCGGTCCGGCTGCGGGAGGTGGACGGGCACGCCGAGCTGACGGTCACCGACACCGGCGCCGGCATCCCGGCCGACGAGCTGCCCAGGCTGTTCCAGCGGTTCCACCGGGCGCGCGGGCGCGAGGGCCGCTCCCACGAGGGCGCCGGGATCGGGCTGGCTCTGGTGCAGGAACTGGTGCGGCTGCACGATGGCACGGTGTCCGCGGATTCGGTGGAGGGGGCCGGGAGCACGTTCTGCGTCCGGTTGCCGCTCGCGGCGGTCGCGCCCCCGGCGGCCGTCGATTTCGAGCTCACCGCCGCGCCCGCCTACCGCGAGGAAGCGCTGCAGTGGCGCGTCGACGCGGTAGGCGAGACGGCGCCGCCCGGCGAGCAGCAGGGGCCGACGCTGCTGGTGGTCGAGGACAACACCGATCTGAGCCGGTTCATCTCGCGGATGCTGCGCCCGGTCGGGCGGGTCCTGCTCGCGCGGGACGGTGTCGAGGGGCTGGAGCTGGCGCGGCGCCACCGCCCGGATCTCGTGTTGTCGGACGTGATGATGCCGCGGCTGGACGGGTTCGGGCTCATCCGGGCGCTGCGGGCGGAACCGGCGACGAAGTCGGTGCCGGTGCTGTTCCTGTCCGCGCGGGCCGGGGTCGAGGCGGCGGTGTCCGGTCTGGAGGCGGGCGCGGACGACTACCTGCCGAAACCGTTTTCCGGCGCGGAGCTGCTGGCGCGGGTGCGGGCGAACCTGGCGTTGTCCGGTCTGCGGCGGCGCGAGTCGGAGTTCCGCCGTGCGTTGTTCGAGTCGTTGCGGGAGGGCGTGTTCGTCGCCGACAGCGACGGCGTGGTGGTCGAGGTCAATCCGGCGTTCGCCACGATCACCGGGTACGGCGCGGAGAGCGTGCCGATGGCGTGGCCGTACCCGTGGCTGGGCGGGGAAGCCGAGCGCGTGCCGGCTGTCGATCTGGTGGGCTACCTGGGTGATGGGCACGAGGTGTCGGTCCGGGTGGAGCGCCCGGACGGGAGTGAGGCGTGGGCCGCCCTGACTCTCACGCGTGTCGCCGAGGACGACGGGCGGTCTTGGCTGGTCGGGACGCTGCGGGATGTCACGGTCGAGAAGGAGGCGGCGGACCGGGAGGCGGTGCTGGCCGCGTTCGCAGTGGACCTCGCGGCTGCCACCGATGTCGCGGAGGTGCTGAACGCCGGGGTGTCGGCGTTGCGGGCGATCCTCGGTGCGACGCGGGTGGTGGCGGCGATCTGGCCGACCGTGGAGAGCGGCGGGTTGCTCGCCGGCGATCCGGAGGCCGGTTCGTTCGACGAGCTGGAGCCGGAGCTGTACGAGCGGCTGGACCGCGCGCGCCGTCAGGCGCCGGGGCAGATCTGGCCGCCGGAGGCGAGCCGCGAACTCGGGGCGACGCTCGGCAGTGGTGATTCGGTGGTGTGGGCCGAGCGGGCGGACCAGGTGCTGGGCGCCGAGGACCGCGCGCTGTTCGGGATGCTGGTGGCGCAGCTCGCGCAGGCACTCGGCCGGGCCCGCAGCTACGACGAGGCGCGTGCGGTCGCGCTGACGCTGCAGCACGCGATCCTGGGCCCGACGGATCTGCCCGCCGGGTTCGCGGTGCGGTACGAGCCTGCGGTGCGGCCGCTGGAGGTCGGCGGCGACTGGTACGACGTGGCGCGGTTGCCGGACGGCCGGATCGCGGTGGTCGTGGGAGATTGTGTCGGCAGGGGGCTCGCGGCGGCGTCGGTGATGGGGCAGCTGCGCAGTGCGTGCAGTGCGCTCCTGTTGAGCTACGGCGACCCCGCGCGGGCGCTGGACCAGCTGGACGGCTTCGCCCGGCAGATCCCGGGCGCCTTGTGCACCACGGTGTTTTGTGCGGTGGTCGACCCGGTGGCCGGGATCGTGACGTACTCCAGCGCCGGTCACCCGTCGGCGGTGCTCAGCCACGCTGACGGCAGTGATCAGTTGTTGGACCAGGCGTTGTCGGTCCCGTTGGCGGTGCGCCGGTCGGCGGACCGTCCCCGTGCGACGGTGCCGTTGCGGCCGGGTTCGGTGCTGTTGCTGTACACGGATGGCTTGGTGGAGCGGCACGGCCAGCCGATCGACGAGGCGATCGAAGGCGCGCGGGTGGCGGTGCGCGAGGTGCCGCGCCGGCAGTCGGCGGAGATCACCGAGCACCTGCTGGACAGTTTGTTGCCGCCGTCCGGCCACAACGACGACGTGGCGGTGCTGGTCTACGTGCACCCGCCCGGCCCGATGCGCCTGGAGCTGCCCGCGGAGCCACGGAGCTTGGTCGACATGCGGCGGGAGTTGCGGCAGTGGCTGGCCCAGTCCGACGTCCCCGACGAGGCGGCCGCCGACGTGATCCTCGCCGTCGACGAAGCGTGCACGAACTCGATCGAACACGGCTACCCAGGCCGGGACGACGGCACCCTGACGCTGACCGCCACCGCCGACGAGGGTTCCGTGGAAATAGTGATCACCGACGACGGCAAGTGGCGCCCACCCCCAGCCGACAAGGGGATAAGGGGTCGGGGAGTAGGTTTGATGCGCGCACTGATGACCGAAGTGGACATCACCCCAGGGGAACAGGGAAGCCAAGTCCGCCTGATGCGAAACTGGAAAGACTGA
- a CDS encoding STAS domain-containing protein, protein MTTTSDRQITAVVSDFLDAQKESIVTQWADSPFFRSVAQDSDQAAGDSAEVLRGIRRAIAAGDADSPAADGFNDLRSLLTALASQLDGNEGVSPRTAVEVSDLKKPLLRLWQETADAELLTAGALLLSSAVDTLRLVLVESALASAKETLAIQRDQLTELSTPVIKLWDGVLAIPLIGTLDSMRSQVATESLLQSIMTHQAKVAILDITGVPTVDTMVAQHLLKTAMAARLMGAECVISGIRPQIANTMVQLGIDLGEVATRARLADALAYALNRLGLQVGSSAGPGVV, encoded by the coding sequence ATGACGACAACCTCCGACCGCCAGATCACCGCCGTGGTCAGCGATTTCCTTGACGCCCAAAAGGAATCGATCGTCACGCAGTGGGCCGACTCACCTTTCTTCCGCTCCGTGGCGCAGGATTCCGACCAGGCCGCAGGCGACAGTGCCGAGGTCCTGCGGGGGATCCGCCGGGCCATCGCGGCCGGTGACGCGGACAGCCCGGCCGCCGACGGCTTCAACGACCTGCGCTCGCTGCTCACCGCGCTCGCCTCGCAACTCGACGGCAACGAGGGTGTGAGCCCGCGCACCGCCGTCGAGGTGAGCGACCTCAAGAAGCCGCTGCTGCGCCTGTGGCAGGAGACAGCGGATGCGGAATTGCTCACAGCGGGCGCCCTGCTGCTCTCCAGCGCGGTGGACACCCTGCGGCTGGTGCTCGTCGAGTCGGCGCTCGCCTCGGCCAAGGAGACCCTGGCCATCCAGCGCGACCAGCTGACCGAGCTGTCCACCCCGGTCATCAAGCTGTGGGACGGGGTGCTGGCGATCCCGCTGATCGGCACCCTGGACAGCATGCGCAGCCAGGTCGCCACCGAGAGCCTGCTGCAGTCGATCATGACCCACCAGGCCAAGGTCGCGATCCTGGACATCACCGGCGTGCCCACGGTCGACACGATGGTGGCCCAGCACCTGCTCAAGACCGCCATGGCGGCGCGGTTGATGGGCGCGGAGTGCGTCATCAGCGGCATCCGCCCGCAGATCGCCAACACGATGGTGCAGCTCGGCATCGACCTCGGCGAGGTCGCCACCCGCGCCCGGCTGGCCGACGCGCTGGCCTACGCCCTCAACCGGCTCGGACTGCAGGTGGGCTCGTCCGCGGGACCGGGCGTGGTCTGA
- a CDS encoding DUF6292 family protein: MRGQMYLEYEDAQARGLRRYVRLVTEALGLGGTAYFVQIDPPPANAYLALERRLPEFPDRDAALLWSEDTGWSLVVESHCGEDLIVLAYLGADVLPAPRVVARFAADLCDGVAAGVLEPPVWDPVDVRERLAAYSAPALAG, from the coding sequence GTGCGAGGGCAGATGTACCTGGAATACGAGGACGCGCAGGCGCGGGGGCTGCGGCGGTACGTGCGACTGGTGACCGAGGCTCTGGGGCTGGGCGGCACCGCCTACTTCGTGCAGATCGACCCACCACCGGCAAACGCATACCTGGCGCTGGAGCGCCGCCTTCCCGAGTTCCCCGACCGCGACGCCGCCCTCCTCTGGAGCGAGGACACCGGGTGGTCGCTGGTCGTCGAATCGCACTGCGGCGAGGACCTGATCGTCCTGGCCTACCTCGGCGCCGACGTCCTGCCCGCGCCACGGGTGGTGGCGCGGTTCGCCGCGGACCTGTGCGACGGCGTGGCGGCCGGTGTCCTCGAACCGCCGGTGTGGGATCCGGTGGACGTCCGGGAGCGGCTGGCCGCGTATTCGGCGCCGGCGCTGGCGGGGTGA
- a CDS encoding DUF3224 domain-containing protein produces the protein MTTRAESTFTSENSETTPREWTGGSMARTRWLKEFTGDLEGASVVEAIMLQVEPAPGGEAGAIYVGVERFECSLHGRKGSFLLTHNATSLGEETGGEWAIVPGSGRDELTGISGHGEILPDHHFVLEYTLP, from the coding sequence ATGACGACACGCGCGGAAAGCACCTTCACCAGCGAGAACAGCGAGACCACCCCGCGCGAGTGGACCGGCGGGTCGATGGCCAGGACGCGGTGGCTGAAGGAGTTCACCGGCGACCTGGAGGGCGCGAGCGTCGTCGAGGCGATCATGCTCCAGGTCGAGCCCGCGCCGGGTGGCGAGGCGGGCGCGATCTACGTCGGCGTCGAGCGGTTCGAATGCAGCCTGCACGGGCGCAAGGGCAGCTTCCTGCTCACCCACAACGCCACCTCGCTCGGCGAGGAAACCGGCGGCGAGTGGGCCATCGTGCCCGGCTCCGGCCGGGACGAGCTGACCGGGATCAGCGGCCACGGGGAAATCCTGCCGGACCACCACTTCGTTTTGGAGTACACGCTGCCCTGA
- a CDS encoding anti-sigma regulatory factor, with translation MTRAPSTNTVAIHDEYDIVHVRHAARSAASTAGFSLVQQTKLVTAASELARNALVYGGGGQAEIAVEDLGGNPTVRMTFTDKGPGIPDIDAAMADGFTTGSGLGLGLGGAKRLADQFRIDSAPGRGTRVEISMSVRRSAGP, from the coding sequence GTGACACGCGCGCCTTCCACGAACACGGTCGCCATCCACGACGAGTACGACATCGTGCATGTGCGGCACGCCGCCAGGTCGGCGGCGTCCACCGCGGGGTTCAGCCTCGTGCAGCAGACCAAACTGGTCACCGCCGCCAGCGAACTGGCCCGCAACGCCCTGGTCTACGGCGGCGGCGGGCAGGCGGAAATCGCCGTCGAGGACCTCGGCGGCAACCCGACGGTGCGGATGACCTTCACCGACAAGGGGCCGGGCATCCCGGACATCGACGCGGCCATGGCGGACGGCTTCACCACCGGTTCCGGCCTCGGCCTCGGGCTCGGCGGCGCCAAACGGCTCGCCGACCAGTTCCGGATCGACTCGGCGCCGGGCCGCGGGACGAGGGTGGAGATCAGCATGTCCGTCCGCAGAAGCGCGGGACCGTGA